The Branchiostoma floridae strain S238N-H82 chromosome 10, Bfl_VNyyK, whole genome shotgun sequence genome has a segment encoding these proteins:
- the LOC118424858 gene encoding 5-hydroxytryptamine receptor 3A-like, producing MDCQICFSATTAIEQTIQCQEDSSAVDECNCPCGTFSPARTEGEWHRRDRIFSRDNREACFDIHLSRIPLFHIATTVGPCIILIILMTITFIMPIDKGDRISFGVTIQLSMVVSLVFVTEVLPVKGALPFFATLIIVCMGLMGVFLFFTIGIIMIHGREGSLSPWAKTLFLRHMAKILLLGDLSEKTVGSDDDNDRSIRTAIELVINYAAQTDDKTEVETTTSPGFPELISSVNAVKTEIEELKNTMENNEEVTEYTLLAKVLDRLCIVLYIISIASAVPVIMFYGK from the exons ATGGATTGCCAGATCTGTTTTTCGGCAACGACTGCTATCGAGCAAACCATCC AGTGCCAAGAGGATAGCTCCGCCGTAGATGAGTGCAACTGTCCATGTGGCACATTTTCACCCGCTCGAACCGAGGGCGAATGGCATCGAAGGGACAGGATCTTTTCAAGAGACAACAGGGAAGCGTGCTTCGATATACACCTGTCACGGATTCCACTGTTTCACATCGCCACTACTGTTGGACCCTGCATCATCCTGATTATACTGATGACCATCACCTTCATCATGCCCATAGACAAGGGAGACCGGATCTCCTTCGGAGTGACCATTCAGCTTTCCATGGTCGTGTCCCTTGTGTTTGTTACAGAGGTTCTTCCAGTCAAGGGGGCTCTGCCTTTTTTCG CTACCCTGATCATTGTGTGTATGGGGCTAATGGGAGTTTTCCTGTTCTTCACCATCGGCATCATCATGATTCATGGCCGGGAGGGAAGCCTGTCTCCGTGGGCGAAGACCCTCTTCCTCCGCCACATGGCAAA GATACTGCTGTTGGGAGACCTTTCAGAGAAGACTGTTGGAagcgatgatgataatgaccGTTCCATACGCACTGCCATAGAGCTAGTTATCAACTACGCCGCACAGACAGATGACAAGACGGAGGTGGAGACCACCACTTCTCCCGGCTTTCCTGAGCTGATCTCAAGCGTCAATGCGGTAAAGACCGAGATCGAGGAACTTAAGAATACTATGGAGAACAATGAGGAAGTGACGGAGTACACACTGTTGGCTAAAgttctggacaggctgtgtATTGTCTTGTACATCATCAGTATCGCGTCAGCCGTCCCCGTAATCATGTTTTACGGCAAGTAA
- the LOC118424884 gene encoding sortilin-related receptor-like has protein sequence MWADGTRLLSSIFTNWAPGEPSDTGEENCVRILGHQDYKWADFFCLNHVKYFICQIGASCSPGYIRCEDGHGCVLSWQRCDGRADCSDRSDEEDCVCKSIPDDFQLGNRLTMLPNQLGQETFEEIMNSTVVELINSSNSILENYHQELGEFVTTVIFPQCDVSELDAARCYNPIDSGNRFCTGSQLVPCRSWCEEVFNMADDRIKNLFPPCDLFPPSPHGCWNPGPAKKRDEGKKEGCFPLNSI, from the exons ATGTGGGCAGACGGTACAAGACTGTTGTCTTCCATCTTTACTAACTGGGCGCCGGGAGAACCAAGTGATACCGGAGAAGAAAACTGCGTTCGTATATTGGGGCATCAGGACTACAAATGGGCTGATTTCTTTTGCCTGAATCATGTGAAATACTTCATTTGCCAAATAG GGGCCAGCTGCTCCCCAGGGTACATCCGATGTGAAGACGGACATGGGTGTGTCCTGTCATGGCAACGGTGTGATGGGAGGGCGGACTGTTCAGACAGAAGTGACGAGGAAGATTGTG TATGCAAGAGTATTCCCGATGATTTTCAACTCGGCAACAGACTGACAATGTTACCGAACCAACTGGGCCAGGAGACGTTTGAGGAGATAATGAACTCTACTGTCGTGGAACTGATCAATAGTTCTAACAGCATCCTTGAGAACTACCACCAAGAGTTAGGAGAATTCGTTACTACAGTCATTTTTCCACAATGCGATGTCTCCGAATTGGACGCAGCTCGCTGCTATAACCCTATAGATTCGGGCAACAGATTTTGCAC GGGTTCGCAACTAGTACCATGTCGTTCGTGGTGTGAGGAAGTATTCAACATGGCTGATGACCGGATAAAGAACCTATTTCCGCCATGTGACTTGTTTCCACCCTCTCCACACGGCTGCTGGAACCCTGGACCAGCAAAGAAGAGAGACGAGGGTAAAAAGGAAGGCTGTTTTCCATTGAACAGCATTTAA
- the LOC118424841 gene encoding uncharacterized protein LOC118424841, translating into MSTDKLMNGDLAFGRPVHADRRSRFRSAGVQAACTAAVIFSVAALVAVLVQNWYIKELQDRVTSLETLTRDMSSVINSRMANIGSTDAVFGPEDMSQNENGAEMNNKNQPPPSADTTNHGHRARRGANSVTLPFGGCVQGPPGRDGRDGMPGRDGRDGPVGPPGPPGQNGADGRDGRDGVPGTPGPAGPPGNCSCNNTNTEGYKTINDYGSVWERFWWWKANSSWSSSITDVLQECYGACDPGSDYCMGRLPSWLQEDRTELLAKDSHGNVYKWGFNSTNPTAHAAWLAFYGHQETPSGQIFNNMAWMPSVLAGTGPLQDQDSFMYRTENGVKSLLLDDDNCDCDSTLNIGHGMCGGGYYTAYGPRGQYGVDALYDPYCNIPVPSIGLELYFNRT; encoded by the exons ATGAGCACCGACAAGCTCATGAACGGTGACCTGGCCTTCGGTAGGCCCGTACATGCCGACCGACGGTCTCGTTTCCGCTCGGCGGGAGTTCAGGCCGCCTGCACCGCCGCTGTGATCTTCAGCGTGGCGGCTCTTGTGGCAGTCCTGGTGCAGAACTGGTACATCAAAGAGCTTCAGGATCGTGTCACCTCACTTGAGACCCTTACTAGAGACATGTCGTCTGTGATCAACAGCCGAATGGCGAATATTGGG TCAACTGACGCTGTGTTTGGCCCCGAGGACATGTCGCAAAATGAAAATGGCGCTGAGATGAATAACAAAAACCAGCCGCCTCCCTCAGCTGATACTACCAACCACGGGCATAGGGCGAGGAGAGGGGCCAACTCTGTGACCCTTCCGTTTGGAG GCTGTGTTCAGGGGCCTCCCGGAAGAGATGGCCGTGACGGGATGCCAGGCCGAGACGGTAGGGATGGACCCGTTGGACCGCCTGGACCTCCAGGACAGAACGGGGCAGATGGTCGTGACGGCCGGGATGGTGTTCCTGGTACTCCCGGCCCTGCCGGTCCACCCGGGAACTGCAGCTGTAACAATACCAACACGGAAG GCTACAAGACTATAAATGACTACGGATCAGTGTGGGAGAGGTTCTGGTGGTGGAAGGCTAATTCAAGCTGGTCATCATCAATCACAGATGTACTCCAGGAATG CTACGGAGCATGTGACCCCGGCAGTGACTACTGTATGGGGAGGTTGCCGAGCTGGCTACAGGAGGACAGGACCGAGCTATTGGCCAAGGACAGCCACGGGAACGTCTACAAGTGGGGGTTCAACTCCACCAACCCAACCGCTCACGCTGCATGGCTGGCGTTCTACGGTCATCAGGAGACCCCTAGCGGACAGATTTTCAACAACATGGCCTGGATGCCATCT GTTCTCGCCGGTACTGGTCCCTTACAAGATCAGGACAGCTTCATGTACCGTACAGAGAACGGAGTCAAGTCGCTGCTCTTGGACGATGACAACTGTGACTGCGACTCAACGTTGAACATTGGCCATGGAATGTGTGGAGGAGGCTATTACACTGCATATGG ACCACGTGGCCAGTACGGGGTGGACGCCTTGTATGACCCATACTGCAATATACCAGTGCCCTCTATCGGACTGGAGCTGTACTTCAACAG GACCTGA